Genomic DNA from Salvia miltiorrhiza cultivar Shanhuang (shh) chromosome 1, IMPLAD_Smil_shh, whole genome shotgun sequence:
catcaaataaaaaatatattgaataattacaaatatttatattttaatagatccCGGTCGATTTTGGACGGGTTACCGACTAGTCCTATTGTAAAGAAGATAAAGCAAACATAACTAATAGTATAataaatggaaataaaatagaattttgTCACCAATGATTCAACACGTACGAGATCAATTGTATTCAATAAAAGAGAAGGAATCTATATATGTTCCTTGGAAAGCTATTAAGCAAAAAGAAGACTCTAAATAAACTCCTCAGCCGCCTCCACGAGTTCTCTAGCCATCAATTTTGTTGATTGCCAAAAGTCATAGTAAAAGTAATTCCCCCCTCATCTCCTAATTATGATAAGCCGTCTTATTTCCATCAAACTAAATTCACGGGCCAAGAATTAAAGTTAATTAAACTCCAAGCCCATGAAATATCTCGCCACTTCTCAAAGTTGAAGTTTATAGAGAAAGCAAATTTTGCTACCTACTGTACTGGTTAATTATGTGATCGAGTCGTGCAAATGAAATTCACCAATACCAGACGACAACAATAATTGAGACGGCTTCGTTGGACTGGAAAAGATGCATGTTTTGAACTATAAATATAGGAGATTGCTCTCTCAATATTTCACTACACTACCAAAGAGAAATTAAATTACCAAAGAGTATTGATACGTAGATTGAGTTCATTACATGATCATGAAGACGTCGAGAGTTGAGTTTCTGGTATTTTTCACCATTCTTGTTAGTTCTTCGTTGTTAGCGGAAGCATACGATCCTAATCCATTGCAGGATTTCTGCATTGCAGTCAATGACACTGAAGCTGCAGGTAatgaatatgaatatataattaattttgagtgtttattaattttttgcaattgaaataattaaagattttgATTTGATTATGATCAGTATTTGTGAACGGGAAGATTTGCAAAGACCCAAAGAGCGTGACAGCAGACGACTTGTATTACGCGGGAGCGTTGAATGAGTCGAGACAAGTAACAAATTCTCTAGGGTCACAAATAACGTTGGTATACGACGAGGTCCTAGCAGGCCTTAACACTCAGGGAGTGGCCATTGCACGTCTCGACTTCGATCTCAACGGCCTCAATCCGCCCCACGAGCATCCCCGTGGGTCGGAGATATTTCTGGTATTGGAAGGCACGCTCTACGCGGGTCTCATAAACTCCAACCCGGCCAACCC
This window encodes:
- the LOC131006658 gene encoding germin-like protein subfamily 1 member 11, with translation MIMKTSRVEFLVFFTILVSSSLLAEAYDPNPLQDFCIAVNDTEAAVFVNGKICKDPKSVTADDLYYAGALNESRQVTNSLGSQITLVYDEVLAGLNTQGVAIARLDFDLNGLNPPHEHPRGSEIFLVLEGTLYAGLINSNPANPNDKNPLFAKVLNAGDIFVFPRGLIHFQYNIGKTKAVAIAAFNSQNPGVVTIGKSIFGSEPSVPPHILAKAFQLDDDKLVEHLQSLTWTGNVN